From Amycolatopsis sp. cg9, one genomic window encodes:
- a CDS encoding MazG family protein, translated as MTTGVVVVVRGTTLPGAALKILRESSAVYAATDVDPAAFGVPAVTEAPSLRDVVLLAGSRDEPAASLLIATGAVVIETPVPPLVEAADVMDRLRSPGGCPWDAVQTHESLRQYLVEETYELLDAIEDGDREALREELGDVLLQVLFHARVAAEDPADPFGIDDVAAALVAKLIGRHPHVFADADKVHTVEHQNLKWEELKQREKQRKSIVDGVALGQPAVALAGKLGQRSGRAGIPLDLFPEGSGTAAQLFRIAATARRAGVDPEGELRALAKQFAQDVRAAEQAARDAGLEPTTLEADGWRKFWPARSV; from the coding sequence GTGACCACGGGTGTCGTCGTGGTCGTCCGCGGGACGACGCTGCCCGGCGCGGCACTGAAGATCCTTCGTGAGTCGTCCGCGGTCTACGCGGCCACGGACGTCGACCCCGCCGCGTTCGGGGTCCCGGCCGTCACCGAGGCGCCTTCGCTGAGGGACGTCGTGCTGCTCGCCGGTTCCCGCGACGAGCCCGCCGCGTCGCTGCTCATCGCGACCGGCGCGGTCGTCATCGAGACGCCGGTGCCGCCCCTGGTCGAGGCCGCCGACGTGATGGACCGGCTCCGCTCGCCGGGCGGCTGCCCGTGGGACGCGGTCCAGACGCACGAATCGCTGCGGCAGTACCTGGTCGAGGAAACCTACGAACTGCTCGACGCCATCGAGGACGGCGACCGCGAGGCGCTGCGCGAGGAACTCGGCGACGTCCTCCTGCAGGTGCTGTTCCACGCGCGTGTCGCGGCCGAAGACCCCGCCGACCCGTTCGGCATCGACGACGTCGCCGCCGCGCTCGTCGCGAAGCTGATCGGGCGGCACCCGCACGTGTTCGCCGACGCGGACAAGGTGCACACGGTCGAGCACCAGAACCTCAAGTGGGAAGAGCTGAAGCAGCGCGAGAAGCAACGCAAGTCCATTGTGGACGGCGTGGCGCTCGGGCAGCCCGCCGTCGCGCTGGCGGGCAAGCTGGGGCAGCGCTCCGGCCGGGCGGGCATCCCGCTCGACCTCTTCCCCGAAGGGTCGGGAACCGCCGCCCAGCTGTTCCGCATCGCGGCCACGGCGCGGCGCGCGGGCGTCGACCCCGAAGGCGAGTTGCGGGCGCTGGCGAAGCAGTTCGCGCAGGACGTCCGGGCTGCCGAGCAGGCCGCCCGCGACGCCGGGCTGGAGCCGACGACCCTCGAGGCCGACGGCTGGCGGAAGTTCTGGCCCGCCCGTTCGGTGTGA
- the mfd gene encoding transcription-repair coupling factor has product MSGLLTAILPDPALRGVVERAGAPLLELQGPIAARQLVAAALAADEGAGKPVLAVTATGREADELTASLGGLLGARSVADFPSWETLPHERLSPRADTVGRRLEVLHRLKTGDDSLRVVVATVRSLIQPMAPGLGSLEPIDLVVGEEEPFEDLLERLVELAYTRVDMVEKRGEFAVRGGILDLFGPTAQHPVRVEFWGDEVSEIRAFAVSDQRSLPGEIPRVTAPPCRELLLTPPVKEKAAELAKTYEADAHLAEMLTKLADGIPVEGMEALIPVLCEGELELLTDAMPVGAHVLLTDPEKIRARAADLVRTGQEFLEASWTTAAAGGQAPIDLGASAYRGLDEIASHAQDTKRAWWTLTQLTSEDPDVYRVSVEAAPAYRGELERATTDLRAHVASGGTAVLVVAGHGTAARAVEQFSAADVPATLAGEGLESVPAPGVVTVTCGGLTDGFISPERALVVLTEADLTGRGSGAGTSTKDLTTKMPSRRRNAVDPLALKAGDYVVHEQHGIGRFVEMVQRTVAGATREYLLLEYGSSKRGHPGDRLFVPTDQLDEVSKYVGGELPTLNKLGGSDWKNTKARAKKAVKEIAAELVQLYAARQAAPGHAFGQDTPWQGELEDAFPFTETNDQLAAIDEVKSDMERGVPMDRVICGDVGYGKTEIAVRAAFKAVQDGKQVAVLVPTTLLAQQHLNTFQERMRSFPVTIKGLSRFTNKTESDLILEQLAAGEVDIVIGTHRLLQTGIRYKDLGLVIVDEEQRFGVEHKEHIKALRTHVDVLTMSATPIPRTLEMSLAGIREMSTILTPPEDRHPILTYVGAYDDKQVGAAIRRELLRDGQVFYVHNRVSSIEKAARHIRELVPEARVVTAHGQMNEDKLEKIIQGFWENEYDVLVCTTIVETGLDISNANTLLVERGDLLGLAQLHQLRGRVGRGRDRGYAYFLYPPEAPLTETAHDRLATIAQNTELGAGMAVAMKDLEIRGAGNILGAEQSGHIAGVGFDLYVRLVGEAVDAFRRHAGAEPAEDEEMADVRVDLPIDAHLPHDYVPGERLRLEAYRKIAAAPDTEGLDAVREELIDRYGQPPAAVNRLLAVAKFRHTCREAGVTEVAVQGNTIRFAPLPLADSQLVRLKRLYPKATFKAVTNTVSVPKPTEGPAGGRIGAPTLRDEELLDWCTKLLLQLTKKPAAV; this is encoded by the coding sequence CTGTCCGGACTCCTCACCGCCATACTTCCCGACCCGGCCCTGCGCGGCGTGGTCGAGCGCGCCGGCGCGCCGCTGCTCGAACTGCAGGGCCCGATCGCCGCCCGGCAGCTCGTCGCGGCCGCCCTCGCGGCGGACGAGGGCGCGGGCAAACCCGTGCTCGCCGTCACCGCCACCGGCCGCGAGGCCGACGAGCTGACCGCGTCGCTCGGCGGCCTGCTCGGCGCGCGGAGCGTAGCCGACTTCCCGAGCTGGGAGACGCTCCCGCACGAGCGGCTCTCGCCCCGCGCGGACACCGTCGGCCGCCGGCTGGAGGTGCTGCACCGGCTCAAGACCGGGGACGACTCCCTGCGCGTCGTCGTCGCGACCGTCCGCAGCTTGATCCAGCCGATGGCGCCCGGCCTCGGCTCGCTCGAGCCGATCGACCTCGTCGTCGGCGAGGAGGAGCCGTTCGAGGACCTGCTCGAACGGCTCGTCGAGCTGGCCTACACCCGCGTCGACATGGTCGAGAAGCGCGGCGAGTTCGCCGTCCGCGGCGGCATCCTCGACCTGTTCGGGCCGACCGCGCAGCACCCCGTCCGCGTCGAGTTCTGGGGCGACGAGGTCAGCGAGATCCGCGCGTTCGCCGTCTCCGACCAGCGGTCGCTGCCCGGCGAGATCCCGCGCGTCACCGCGCCGCCGTGCCGCGAGCTGCTGCTCACGCCGCCGGTCAAGGAAAAGGCCGCGGAGCTGGCGAAGACGTACGAAGCGGACGCGCACCTGGCCGAAATGCTCACCAAGCTGGCCGACGGCATCCCGGTCGAAGGCATGGAGGCGCTCATCCCGGTCCTCTGCGAAGGCGAGCTGGAGCTGCTCACCGACGCGATGCCGGTCGGTGCGCACGTGCTGCTCACCGACCCGGAGAAGATCCGCGCCCGCGCCGCCGACCTCGTCCGCACCGGCCAGGAGTTCCTCGAAGCGTCCTGGACGACGGCCGCGGCGGGCGGCCAGGCCCCGATCGACCTCGGCGCGTCCGCCTACCGCGGGCTCGACGAGATCGCGTCGCACGCGCAGGACACCAAGCGCGCGTGGTGGACGCTCACCCAGCTGACCAGCGAAGACCCCGACGTATACCGCGTTTCCGTCGAAGCCGCGCCGGCGTACCGCGGCGAGCTGGAACGCGCGACGACGGATCTGCGCGCGCACGTCGCGTCGGGTGGCACCGCGGTGCTCGTCGTCGCCGGCCACGGCACCGCGGCGCGCGCGGTCGAGCAGTTCTCGGCCGCCGACGTCCCGGCCACGCTGGCGGGCGAAGGCCTGGAGAGCGTGCCGGCGCCGGGCGTCGTCACGGTCACCTGCGGTGGCCTCACCGACGGCTTCATCTCCCCGGAGCGCGCCCTGGTCGTGCTCACCGAGGCGGACCTGACCGGCCGCGGCTCCGGTGCCGGAACGTCCACAAAGGACCTCACGACCAAGATGCCGTCCCGGCGGCGCAACGCCGTCGACCCGCTGGCGTTGAAGGCCGGCGACTACGTCGTGCACGAGCAGCACGGCATCGGCCGGTTCGTCGAGATGGTGCAGCGGACGGTCGCCGGCGCCACCCGCGAGTACCTGCTGCTGGAGTACGGCTCGTCCAAGCGCGGGCACCCGGGCGACCGGCTGTTCGTGCCGACCGACCAGCTCGACGAGGTGTCCAAGTACGTCGGCGGCGAGCTGCCGACGCTGAACAAGCTCGGCGGCTCCGACTGGAAGAACACCAAGGCCAGGGCCAAGAAGGCGGTCAAGGAGATCGCCGCCGAGCTCGTGCAGCTGTACGCCGCGCGGCAGGCCGCCCCCGGCCACGCGTTCGGCCAGGACACGCCGTGGCAGGGCGAGCTGGAGGACGCCTTCCCGTTCACCGAGACCAACGACCAGCTCGCCGCGATCGACGAGGTCAAGTCCGACATGGAACGCGGCGTCCCGATGGACCGCGTGATCTGCGGCGACGTCGGCTACGGCAAGACGGAGATCGCCGTCCGCGCCGCGTTCAAGGCGGTGCAGGACGGCAAGCAGGTCGCGGTCCTCGTCCCGACGACGCTGCTCGCCCAGCAGCACCTGAACACCTTCCAGGAGCGGATGCGCTCGTTCCCGGTGACGATCAAGGGCCTGTCCCGGTTCACGAACAAGACCGAGTCGGACCTCATCCTGGAGCAGCTCGCGGCCGGCGAGGTCGACATCGTGATCGGCACGCACCGCCTGCTGCAGACCGGGATCCGCTACAAGGACCTCGGTCTCGTGATCGTCGACGAGGAGCAGCGCTTCGGCGTCGAGCACAAGGAGCACATCAAGGCGCTGCGCACGCACGTCGACGTGCTCACCATGTCGGCGACCCCGATCCCGCGCACCCTGGAGATGTCGCTGGCCGGCATCCGCGAGATGTCCACGATCCTCACCCCGCCCGAGGACCGGCACCCGATCCTGACGTACGTCGGCGCGTACGACGACAAGCAGGTCGGCGCGGCCATCCGGCGCGAGCTGCTGCGCGACGGCCAGGTCTTCTACGTCCACAACCGCGTCTCCTCGATCGAGAAGGCGGCGCGGCACATCCGGGAGCTGGTGCCGGAGGCGCGCGTCGTCACCGCGCACGGCCAGATGAACGAGGACAAGCTCGAGAAGATCATCCAGGGCTTCTGGGAGAACGAGTACGACGTCCTGGTGTGCACCACGATCGTCGAGACCGGGCTGGACATCTCGAACGCGAACACGCTGCTGGTCGAGCGCGGTGACCTGCTCGGGCTGGCCCAGCTGCACCAGCTGCGCGGCCGGGTCGGCCGTGGCCGCGACCGCGGGTACGCGTACTTCCTGTACCCGCCGGAGGCTCCGCTGACGGAGACGGCCCACGACCGGCTGGCGACGATCGCCCAGAACACCGAGCTGGGCGCGGGCATGGCGGTCGCGATGAAGGACCTCGAGATCCGCGGCGCGGGCAACATCCTGGGCGCGGAGCAGTCGGGGCACATCGCGGGTGTCGGCTTCGACCTTTACGTGCGGTTGGTCGGCGAAGCGGTCGACGCGTTCCGGCGGCACGCGGGCGCGGAGCCGGCGGAGGACGAGGAGATGGCCGACGTCCGCGTCGACCTCCCGATCGACGCCCACCTCCCGCACGACTACGTCCCGGGCGAGCGGCTGCGGCTGGAGGCGTACCGCAAGATCGCGGCGGCGCCGGACACCGAAGGCCTCGACGCGGTGCGCGAAGAGCTGATCGACCGCTACGGCCAGCCGCCGGCCGCGGTGAACCGGCTGCTGGCGGTGGCGAAGTTCCGCCACACGTGCCGAGAGGCGGGCGTGACGGAGGTGGCGGTCCAGGGCAACACCATCCGGTTCGCGCCGCTGCCGCTGGCCGATTCGCAGCTGGTGCGCCTCAAGCGGCTGTACCCGAAGGCGACGTTCAAGGCCGTGACGAACACGGTGTCGGTGCCGAAGCCGACCGAGGGCCCGGCGGGCGGCCGGATCGGCGCGCCGACGTTGCGGGACGAGGAACTCCTGGACTGGTGCACGAAGCTGCTGCTGCAGCTCACGAAGAAACCGGCCGCGGTCTAG
- a CDS encoding LLM class flavin-dependent oxidoreductase — translation MTKYGLVVPTYQPILDAGRTAPELVGVAVEAERLGLDSVWVGDTLARAPLDAFTMLSAFAARTSRVSLGTSALLPALRDPVLSANQLLSLDLLSEGRLTVAVGAGFAGRSEPEFAFVGVPWERRRARLDDIVGLWRAAWRGESSFHGEVLDYDSLPAFPLPARDGGPPVWLAAYTPGALERVGRLYDGWLPYPPDPADYGSGLARIRARATRPVTPALFATVLVEDDPVRGRELLEEYCLRNYGMPADFVQGIQMQVTGSAAEVASRLREYEGAEHVLLRIASTDPKVFDGQLSRVAEVAELLRDQP, via the coding sequence ATGACGAAATACGGCTTGGTCGTCCCGACCTACCAGCCCATCCTCGACGCCGGGCGGACCGCGCCCGAGCTGGTCGGCGTCGCCGTCGAAGCGGAACGCCTCGGTCTCGACTCGGTGTGGGTCGGCGACACCCTCGCGCGCGCCCCGCTGGACGCGTTCACCATGCTGAGCGCCTTCGCCGCCCGGACCTCCCGGGTGTCCTTGGGGACGTCCGCGCTGCTCCCGGCGTTGCGGGACCCGGTGCTCTCGGCGAACCAGCTGCTGTCCCTCGACCTGCTCAGCGAAGGTCGCCTCACGGTGGCGGTCGGCGCGGGGTTCGCGGGGCGCAGCGAGCCCGAATTCGCGTTCGTGGGGGTGCCGTGGGAGCGGCGGCGGGCCCGCCTGGACGACATCGTGGGCCTGTGGCGGGCGGCCTGGCGCGGCGAGTCGTCGTTCCACGGCGAGGTGCTGGACTACGACTCACTGCCCGCGTTCCCCTTGCCCGCGCGGGACGGCGGCCCGCCGGTGTGGCTGGCGGCGTACACGCCGGGGGCGCTGGAGCGGGTCGGCCGGCTCTACGACGGCTGGCTGCCGTACCCGCCGGACCCCGCGGACTACGGGTCCGGCCTGGCCCGGATCCGCGCACGGGCGACGCGCCCGGTGACGCCGGCGTTGTTCGCGACGGTCCTGGTCGAGGACGACCCGGTGCGGGGCCGCGAACTGCTGGAGGAGTACTGCCTGCGCAACTACGGGATGCCGGCCGACTTCGTCCAGGGCATCCAGATGCAGGTGACCGGGAGCGCCGCGGAGGTCGCTTCGCGGCTGCGGGAGTACGAAGGCGCGGAGCACGTTCTGCTGCGGATCGCGAGCACCGACCCGAAGGTGTTCGACGGGCAGCTGAGCAGGGTCGCGGAGGTGGCGGAACTGCTGCGCGACCAGCCGTGA
- a CDS encoding helix-turn-helix domain-containing protein translates to MNFGTALKDWRTRRHLSQLDLALRAGTTQRHVSFMESGRSLPGRGMVLRVAESLELPLRERNGLLHAAGFAPSYPETRLDDPAIRPVLDGLRRLLDGHRPYPAIVVDRYGVLVAKNDAFSLLTEGVAPELLEAPVDTLRLALHPRGMAPRVRNLDDWARHILERLRNDLARIPDERLAAQLAELAGYLPPAAAPGPEHLGFAVPVRLASSAGELRLITAITTFATAADVTVSELKLETFLPADAETAERLQSTSAVV, encoded by the coding sequence GTGAACTTCGGAACGGCGCTCAAGGACTGGCGCACGCGGCGGCACCTCAGCCAGCTCGACCTGGCGTTGCGGGCCGGGACGACGCAGCGGCACGTGAGCTTCATGGAGAGCGGGCGCTCACTCCCCGGCCGCGGCATGGTGCTGCGCGTCGCCGAGTCGCTCGAACTGCCGCTGCGCGAGCGCAACGGCCTGCTGCACGCCGCGGGTTTCGCGCCGTCGTACCCCGAGACGCGGCTCGACGACCCGGCGATCCGGCCGGTGCTCGACGGGCTGCGGCGGTTGCTCGACGGCCACCGCCCCTACCCCGCGATCGTCGTCGACCGCTACGGCGTGCTGGTCGCGAAGAACGACGCCTTCTCGCTGCTCACCGAGGGTGTCGCGCCGGAACTCCTCGAAGCACCGGTCGACACGCTGCGGCTCGCGCTGCACCCGCGCGGGATGGCGCCGCGCGTGCGCAACCTGGACGACTGGGCGCGGCACATCCTCGAACGCCTCCGCAACGACCTGGCCCGCATCCCGGACGAGCGGCTGGCCGCCCAGCTCGCGGAGCTGGCGGGGTACCTGCCGCCGGCGGCCGCGCCGGGCCCGGAGCACCTCGGGTTCGCGGTGCCGGTCCGGCTGGCCAGTTCGGCCGGCGAGCTGCGGCTGATCACGGCGATCACGACGTTCGCGACGGCGGCGGACGTGACGGTCTCGGAGCTGAAGCTGGAGACGTTCCTGCCCGCGGACGCCGAGACCGCGGAACGGCTTCAGAGCACCAGCGCCGTCGTGTGA
- a CDS encoding DedA family protein, protein MDSLLRPLLDAPPAVVYLVCALVIAAETALLPGIVLPTLSTLLLMGFLAERGTLDFGLALTVAVAAAVLGDQLAYLEGRRWGPRLARRVGRQRWDRAESVLARYGVPAVIAGRCLVGLRTLVPRVAGSAAMPYRRFAAGSVAAAVLWAGAELLVGHTTALVL, encoded by the coding sequence GTGGACAGCCTGCTGCGGCCGCTGCTTGACGCGCCCCCGGCGGTCGTCTACCTGGTCTGCGCGCTGGTGATCGCGGCGGAAACCGCGCTGCTGCCGGGCATCGTGCTCCCGACGCTGTCGACGTTGCTGCTGATGGGTTTCCTCGCCGAGCGCGGCACGCTCGACTTCGGGCTCGCTTTGACGGTGGCGGTCGCGGCGGCCGTCCTCGGCGACCAGCTCGCCTACCTCGAAGGACGGCGCTGGGGGCCGAGGCTCGCGCGGCGCGTCGGCCGGCAGCGGTGGGACCGCGCGGAGTCCGTGCTCGCGCGGTACGGCGTCCCGGCGGTGATCGCCGGCCGCTGCCTGGTGGGGTTGCGGACGCTGGTGCCGCGCGTCGCGGGCTCGGCGGCCATGCCGTACCGCCGGTTCGCGGCGGGCAGCGTGGCGGCGGCGGTGCTGTGGGCGGGCGCGGAACTGCTGGTGGGTCACACGACGGCGCTGGTGCTCTGA
- a CDS encoding class I SAM-dependent methyltransferase, whose amino-acid sequence MSITSEFLRHPLLTGAIAPSSPRLAEPMTAGLGLERATRVAELGPGTGVFTEAVLALLRPEAHLTAVEINPRFADALRKRFPQVEVVTGSAEHLDQAGVDVVVSGLPWTAMTAARQHRILDAVVAALAPNGRFTTFAYAHTAWTPPARRFAASLRSRFAVVERTPVVWGNLPPAFVYRAALPVAVGRARRGQPAAAAA is encoded by the coding sequence ATGTCGATCACCAGTGAATTCCTCCGCCACCCGCTGCTGACGGGTGCGATCGCGCCCAGCTCGCCGCGGCTGGCCGAACCGATGACGGCGGGCCTCGGCCTGGAACGCGCGACGCGCGTCGCCGAGCTCGGCCCGGGCACCGGCGTCTTCACCGAAGCGGTCCTCGCGCTGCTTCGCCCCGAAGCGCACCTGACCGCCGTCGAGATCAACCCGCGCTTCGCCGACGCGCTGCGCAAGCGCTTTCCCCAGGTGGAAGTCGTCACCGGTTCCGCCGAACACCTCGACCAGGCCGGCGTCGACGTCGTCGTCTCCGGGCTGCCGTGGACGGCGATGACCGCGGCCCGGCAGCACCGCATCCTCGACGCGGTCGTCGCGGCACTGGCCCCGAACGGCCGGTTCACGACGTTCGCGTACGCCCACACGGCCTGGACCCCGCCCGCGCGCCGCTTCGCCGCTTCACTGCGAAGCCGTTTCGCGGTCGTTGAGCGCACTCCGGTCGTCTGGGGCAACCTGCCGCCCGCGTTCGTCTACCGCGCGGCGCTCCCGGTCGCGGTGGGGAGGGCCCGGCGTGGACAGCCTGCTGCGGCCGCTGCTTGA
- a CDS encoding sensor histidine kinase gives MERLVKWVRGHRWTVDLPLYAVFLFLAPNWAGETPWPVRALSMVFVLPVVVRRRFPRTAAVLIIAGAACVYFNEIWAYDRGRTELAMAVVLFNLVKLGDRRFAAVIAVAVFALGWQWGFLWGTYTDNPTITIVGIWPLHIAAWALGEFFRAKEQLTAEEEKLGEAQSRAAVAEERTRIARELHDVVAHSMSVIVLNAEGAKLARHRDPEAVDRTLDTIVHTGRDALAELRRLLEVLHAGQAARSPQPTLDELRDLVEQSGRDVALDVTGDPGGLPASAALQAYRIVQEALTNMIKHAPADATGRVRVAFEPPRIRIEVTNTGGRASPSPVLPSSGRGLTGMRQRVEMYRGELTTGPLPDGGYRVCASLVVGP, from the coding sequence GTGGAACGACTCGTGAAGTGGGTGCGCGGACACCGGTGGACAGTGGATCTCCCGCTGTACGCGGTGTTCCTGTTCCTCGCGCCGAACTGGGCCGGGGAGACCCCCTGGCCGGTTCGCGCGCTCTCGATGGTCTTCGTGCTGCCGGTGGTCGTGCGGCGGCGGTTCCCGCGCACGGCCGCGGTGCTGATCATCGCCGGGGCCGCGTGCGTGTACTTCAACGAGATCTGGGCGTACGACCGCGGCCGCACCGAACTGGCCATGGCGGTCGTGCTGTTCAACCTGGTGAAGCTGGGCGACCGGCGGTTCGCCGCGGTGATCGCCGTGGCGGTCTTCGCGCTCGGCTGGCAGTGGGGCTTCCTCTGGGGGACCTACACCGACAACCCGACGATCACCATCGTCGGCATCTGGCCGCTGCACATCGCGGCGTGGGCGCTCGGGGAGTTCTTCCGCGCCAAGGAACAGCTGACCGCGGAAGAGGAGAAACTCGGCGAAGCCCAGTCGCGGGCCGCGGTCGCGGAGGAGCGCACCCGGATCGCGCGCGAGCTGCACGACGTCGTCGCGCACAGCATGAGCGTGATCGTGCTGAACGCCGAAGGCGCGAAGCTGGCCCGGCACCGCGATCCCGAAGCCGTCGACCGCACGCTCGACACGATCGTCCACACGGGCCGTGACGCGCTGGCCGAACTGCGGCGGCTCCTCGAAGTGCTGCACGCCGGCCAGGCGGCGCGCAGTCCGCAGCCGACGCTCGACGAACTGCGCGACCTCGTCGAGCAGTCCGGGCGGGACGTCGCGCTCGACGTCACCGGCGACCCGGGCGGGCTGCCCGCGAGCGCCGCGCTGCAGGCGTACCGGATCGTCCAGGAGGCACTGACCAACATGATCAAGCACGCCCCGGCGGACGCGACCGGCCGCGTCCGCGTCGCCTTCGAGCCACCGCGGATCCGGATCGAGGTGACGAACACCGGCGGCCGCGCGTCGCCGTCCCCCGTCCTGCCGTCGTCCGGGCGCGGGCTGACCGGGATGCGCCAGCGCGTCGAGATGTACCGCGGCGAACTGACCACCGGACCGCTTCCCGACGGCGGGTACCGCGTGTGCGCGAGCCTGGTGGTCGGGCCGTGA
- a CDS encoding response regulator has product MTTRILLCDDQQLVRVGLRMIVESQDDLEVAGEAANGEEAVALARELRPDLVLMDVRMPVLDGVAATARICAELPDVRVLIITTFDLDEYAYAALRGGASGFLVKDAPSEEMLVAIRGVLRGDSMVSPSVTRRLLDRYLADERDPVDTARLGALTEREKDVLGLIARGLSNGEIAAKLYIGETTVKTHVGRILGKLRLRDRVHAVVFAYESGLVRPGS; this is encoded by the coding sequence GTGACCACCCGGATCCTGCTCTGCGACGACCAGCAGCTGGTCCGCGTCGGCCTGCGGATGATCGTCGAAAGCCAGGACGATCTCGAAGTCGCCGGAGAGGCAGCCAACGGTGAGGAGGCCGTGGCCCTGGCCCGGGAGCTGCGGCCCGACCTGGTGCTGATGGACGTCCGGATGCCGGTGCTCGACGGCGTCGCGGCGACCGCGCGGATCTGCGCCGAGCTGCCGGACGTGCGCGTCCTGATCATCACGACCTTCGACCTCGACGAGTACGCGTACGCGGCGTTGCGCGGCGGGGCCAGCGGGTTCCTGGTGAAGGACGCGCCGTCGGAGGAGATGCTCGTGGCGATCCGCGGAGTGCTGCGGGGCGACTCGATGGTCTCGCCGTCGGTCACGCGGCGGCTGCTCGACCGGTACCTCGCCGACGAGCGCGACCCGGTGGACACCGCCCGGCTCGGCGCGTTGACCGAGCGCGAGAAGGACGTGCTGGGGCTCATCGCGCGCGGGCTCTCGAACGGCGAGATCGCGGCGAAGCTGTACATCGGCGAGACGACGGTGAAGACGCACGTCGGGCGGATCCTCGGCAAGCTGCGGCTGCGCGACCGGGTGCACGCGGTGGTGTTCGCCTACGAGTCCGGACTGGTGCGCCCGGGTTCCTGA
- a CDS encoding alpha/beta fold hydrolase, with product MTIYKSEAGARLLRERYLDALRAWPVPHDQVRVPTPDGETFVLVSGPESAPPLVLLHGSGSNSAEWAGRLPALAGAFRVYAVDIIGEPGMSAETRPPLDGGRYAAWLDAVLDHFAVGRAAFLTSSFGGWVALDHAIRRPARVAALALRCPIGLGPMKKGFVVKAVLLALLGEKGRRKSVAGTLGEPESSPVVEHQLLVSANYRYRTGPFPVFDDAALARLTMPVYAVAGADDAMVDSATTARRLTAAGAEVDLLPGAGHHLPAAGDLEFLTRAVANGDFTG from the coding sequence ATGACGATATACAAGTCCGAAGCGGGTGCACGCCTGCTCAGGGAGCGCTATCTCGACGCCTTGCGGGCCTGGCCCGTCCCCCACGATCAAGTGCGCGTGCCGACGCCGGACGGCGAGACGTTCGTCCTGGTGTCCGGTCCGGAGAGCGCGCCGCCGCTGGTGCTGCTGCACGGCTCCGGGAGCAACTCCGCGGAGTGGGCCGGGCGGCTGCCCGCTCTGGCCGGGGCGTTCCGGGTATACGCGGTCGACATCATCGGCGAGCCGGGGATGAGCGCCGAGACGCGGCCGCCGCTCGACGGCGGCCGGTACGCGGCGTGGCTGGACGCGGTGCTCGACCACTTCGCGGTGGGCCGGGCGGCCTTCCTGACGTCGTCGTTCGGCGGCTGGGTCGCCCTCGACCACGCGATCCGGCGGCCCGCGCGCGTCGCGGCGCTGGCGCTGCGGTGCCCGATCGGGCTGGGCCCGATGAAGAAGGGGTTCGTGGTCAAGGCCGTGCTGCTGGCGCTGCTGGGCGAGAAGGGACGGCGGAAGTCCGTGGCGGGCACGCTGGGCGAGCCGGAGTCGTCGCCGGTCGTCGAGCACCAACTGCTCGTGTCGGCGAACTACCGGTACCGCACCGGCCCGTTCCCGGTCTTCGACGACGCGGCGCTGGCCCGGCTGACCATGCCGGTGTACGCGGTCGCCGGGGCGGACGACGCCATGGTCGACTCGGCGACGACGGCACGGCGGCTGACGGCGGCCGGCGCGGAGGTGGACCTGCTGCCGGGCGCCGGACACCACCTCCCGGCCGCGGGCGACCTGGAGTTCCTGACCCGCGCGGTGGCGAACGGTGATTTCACCGGTTGA